One Pasteurella dagmatis DNA segment encodes these proteins:
- the seqA gene encoding replication initiation negative regulator SeqA produces the protein MKIIEVDEELYQYIASQTQSIGESASEILRRLLNFPNHNVVQSQKTQTIIVKDENVKEKVETVTSQQVQAPIDEQPILVTTKKQSDESIQQVVLKVKALLDSDEFQQETKAVVRFLNILRVLYRTNPESFAQATESLQGRTRVYFARDEGTLLVAGNHTKPKQIPDTPYWVITNTNSGRKMLMLEGAMQSMHLPKELIEDVRTYFTAN, from the coding sequence ATGAAAATTATTGAAGTTGATGAAGAGCTTTATCAATACATTGCAAGCCAAACGCAATCTATTGGTGAAAGTGCCTCGGAGATTTTACGCCGTTTGCTTAATTTTCCGAATCATAATGTCGTGCAATCACAAAAAACTCAGACTATTATTGTTAAAGATGAAAATGTGAAAGAAAAGGTTGAAACAGTCACATCTCAACAAGTCCAAGCACCAATTGATGAACAACCAATTTTAGTCACGACAAAAAAACAATCAGATGAGTCAATTCAACAAGTGGTTTTAAAAGTTAAAGCATTGTTGGATTCTGATGAGTTCCAGCAAGAAACTAAAGCGGTTGTGCGTTTCTTAAATATTTTACGTGTGCTGTATCGCACTAATCCAGAGAGTTTTGCACAGGCAACAGAATCATTACAAGGTCGTACTAGAGTGTATTTTGCACGTGATGAAGGGACGTTATTGGTGGCAGGTAACCATACCAAACCAAAACAAATTCCTGATACTCCGTATTGGGTGATTACGAACACCAATAGCGGACGTAAAATGCTGATGTTGGAAGGCGCTATGCAATCAATGCATTTACCAAAAGAACTTATCGAAGACGTTAGAACCTACTTTACTGCAAATTAA
- the ubiG gene encoding bifunctional 2-polyprenyl-6-hydroxyphenol methylase/3-demethylubiquinol 3-O-methyltransferase UbiG, which translates to MQNIDQQELDKFEKMAKSWWDPQGDFKPIHQLNPLRLSYISQQANGLMGKKILDVGCGGGILSESMAKQGAKVTGIDMSSAPLEVAKKHALESGLNIDYQRITIEEFLQNHTALYTENGSAEKFDIITCMEMLEHVPDPSSIIASSKQLLKPDGMIFFSTINRTLKAWMLVVIGAEYMLKMLPKGTHDYEKFIKPAELLGWCDDAKLTCSDMAGYHYNPLTGNFWLNKDVSVNYMASFRIQS; encoded by the coding sequence ATGCAAAATATCGATCAACAAGAACTTGATAAATTCGAGAAAATGGCAAAAAGTTGGTGGGATCCACAAGGCGATTTCAAGCCAATTCACCAATTAAATCCGCTTCGTTTGAGCTATATTTCACAACAAGCTAATGGCTTAATGGGTAAAAAAATCTTAGATGTAGGTTGCGGTGGTGGTATTTTGTCAGAAAGTATGGCGAAGCAAGGGGCAAAAGTAACTGGGATTGATATGTCTTCAGCACCTCTGGAAGTTGCTAAAAAGCACGCCCTTGAGAGTGGTTTAAATATTGATTATCAACGAATTACGATTGAAGAATTTTTGCAAAATCATACCGCACTTTATACAGAAAACGGTTCTGCTGAAAAGTTTGATATTATCACTTGTATGGAAATGTTAGAGCATGTGCCAGATCCAAGCTCAATCATTGCAAGTAGTAAACAATTATTAAAACCAGATGGTATGATTTTCTTTTCGACCATTAACCGTACATTAAAGGCTTGGATGTTAGTGGTTATTGGAGCAGAGTATATGTTGAAAATGTTGCCAAAAGGCACGCACGATTATGAGAAATTCATCAAGCCAGCAGAGTTATTAGGGTGGTGTGATGATGCAAAATTGACTTGCTCAGATATGGCGGGTTATCACTATAATCCATTAACAGGCAACTTTTGGTTGAATAAAGATGTGAGTGTGAATTATATGGCGAGTTTTCGTATTCAATCCTAA
- the ybfE gene encoding LexA regulated protein: MAKQDADCITLDLFANTPKVGRPKTNPLSREQQIRINKRNQLKRDKSIGLKRVELKLHMDLVEQLEDLAATLNVSRSEVIVTILQDYFNIQEHR, from the coding sequence ATGGCAAAACAAGACGCAGATTGTATTACATTAGATCTGTTTGCTAATACGCCCAAAGTTGGACGCCCAAAAACAAATCCACTGAGTCGTGAACAGCAAATCCGCATCAATAAACGTAATCAATTGAAACGTGATAAATCCATTGGGCTAAAACGCGTTGAGTTAAAATTACATATGGATTTAGTTGAACAACTAGAAGATTTGGCGGCAACTTTGAATGTTAGTCGATCAGAAGTGATAGTAACTATTTTACAAGATTATTTTAATATTCAAGAACATAGGTAG
- the menE gene encoding o-succinylbenzoate--CoA ligase encodes MFPWQKFAHNPDTMNLVALQNSQGEVFNWLQLNQKIQHYVSVLQDQGVGWQTGVALCGKNDIQLLLLYLATIQIGARVLPLNPAFTSQKIQQVCFDANIEFYYSLEILKDINCKPINLELNPTTHKNEDKVRSISEKFLLPATMTLTSGSTGSPKAIVHNVQAHLENAKGVCALMHFSQVDSWLLSLPLYHVSGQGIVWRWLLTGARLHFPQNDFYASVCETTHVSLVPTQLQRLLAYWREDKITQFKTQHILLGGAQIPTELTQQLANFGVKSYSGYGMTEMASTVFAKLSDDKVGVGQPLLNRDYQLVNQEIWLKGAGLAMGYWKNGALLPLTNEQGWLQTKDKGEWIDNELVILGRIDNMFISGGENIQPEEIEAVIYSKGNIRQVFVLPKEDSEFGQRPVAMIEFSEPFSTALVDDLQDWLINKLEKFKLPVQYLPLEMEKFQQGAIKISRKTLQNELKDLLGK; translated from the coding sequence ATGTTTCCTTGGCAAAAATTTGCGCATAATCCTGATACTATGAATCTAGTCGCCTTGCAAAATTCGCAAGGCGAGGTTTTTAATTGGCTGCAGCTAAATCAGAAAATTCAACATTATGTTTCCGTGTTACAAGATCAAGGTGTAGGTTGGCAAACGGGCGTAGCATTATGCGGAAAGAATGATATTCAGTTACTTTTGCTTTATTTGGCGACGATTCAAATTGGTGCAAGAGTACTTCCTCTTAATCCTGCTTTTACGTCTCAAAAAATTCAACAAGTTTGCTTTGATGCCAATATTGAATTTTATTATTCATTGGAAATATTAAAGGATATTAATTGCAAGCCAATCAACCTTGAGCTTAACCCTACAACTCATAAAAATGAAGACAAAGTGCGGTCAATTTCTGAAAAGTTTTTGTTACCAGCAACAATGACGTTAACTTCAGGTTCAACAGGCTCGCCAAAAGCTATCGTACATAATGTACAAGCTCATCTTGAAAATGCAAAAGGAGTGTGTGCTTTAATGCATTTTAGTCAAGTAGATAGCTGGTTGTTGTCTTTGCCATTGTATCACGTTTCTGGGCAAGGCATTGTCTGGCGTTGGTTACTCACTGGCGCAAGATTACATTTTCCGCAAAACGATTTTTATGCATCCGTTTGCGAGACGACACACGTTTCGCTTGTACCAACACAATTACAACGATTATTGGCTTATTGGCGCGAAGATAAAATTACACAATTTAAAACACAACACATTTTATTAGGTGGGGCACAAATTCCTACCGAATTGACTCAACAATTAGCTAATTTTGGTGTCAAAAGTTATTCAGGATATGGAATGACAGAAATGGCATCAACAGTTTTTGCTAAGTTAAGTGATGATAAAGTAGGAGTCGGACAGCCGTTATTAAATCGCGACTATCAATTAGTTAATCAAGAAATTTGGTTAAAAGGTGCTGGGTTAGCAATGGGGTACTGGAAAAATGGCGCTCTTTTGCCGTTGACTAATGAGCAGGGCTGGCTACAAACCAAAGATAAAGGTGAATGGATTGATAATGAGTTGGTAATTTTAGGGCGAATTGATAATATGTTTATTTCCGGCGGTGAAAATATTCAACCAGAAGAAATTGAAGCTGTTATCTATAGCAAAGGTAATATAAGGCAAGTATTTGTTTTACCTAAAGAGGATAGTGAATTTGGTCAGCGCCCAGTAGCAATGATTGAATTTTCTGAACCATTTTCGACCGCACTTGTTGATGACTTACAAGACTGGCTGATTAATAAATTAGAGAAATTTAAGCTACCAGTGCAATATTTACCATTAGAGATGGAAAAATTTCAACAAGGTGCGATTAAAATTTCACGAAAAACATTACAAAACGAGCTAAAAGACTTACTAGGAAAGTAA
- the fur gene encoding ferric iron uptake transcriptional regulator, with the protein MSEENIKLLKKAGLKITEPRLTILALMQEMHEKNSMQHFSAEDIYKMLLERGEEIGLATVYRVLNQFDEAKILIRHNFEGNKSVFELAPTEHHDHIICVDCGKVFEFNDDIIEKRQREITKQHGIELATHSLYLYGKCSNVNKCDENGKK; encoded by the coding sequence ATGTCTGAAGAAAATATTAAACTCTTGAAGAAGGCTGGCTTAAAAATCACCGAGCCTCGTTTAACTATTTTGGCATTAATGCAAGAAATGCACGAAAAAAATAGTATGCAACATTTTTCAGCAGAAGATATTTATAAAATGTTGCTTGAAAGAGGCGAAGAGATTGGATTAGCTACAGTTTATCGTGTTCTTAACCAATTTGATGAAGCTAAAATCCTAATTCGCCATAATTTCGAAGGTAATAAGTCCGTTTTTGAATTAGCACCAACAGAGCACCACGATCATATTATCTGTGTAGACTGTGGCAAAGTTTTCGAATTTAATGATGACATTATCGAAAAACGTCAACGTGAAATTACAAAACAGCACGGTATTGAGTTAGCAACACACAGCTTATATCTTTATGGTAAGTGCAGTAACGTGAATAAATGTGACGAAAACGGTAAAAAATAA
- a CDS encoding alpha/beta fold hydrolase, producing MSEKNLLHFQFDQVKQEINQPALVFIHGLFGDMNNLGVIARAFSETYSILRVDLRNHGRSFHSDEMNYDLMAEDLIQVIHELDLKKVILIGHSMGGKTAMKMTALYPDIVEKLIVIDIAPVKYQNNWHNDIFDALFATQKAQPKTRQEAKISLAQHIPVEAIQQFMLKSFDPSAKEFFRFNLTSLHKNYDNIMDWQLCHSNTPTLFIRGGQSNYIKSEDTQLILSQFPQATSFTINGSGHWVHAEKPEFVIRAIERFLISNK from the coding sequence ATGTCCGAGAAAAATTTACTGCATTTCCAATTCGATCAAGTAAAACAAGAAATTAATCAACCTGCCTTAGTTTTTATTCACGGTTTATTTGGAGACATGAATAATTTGGGTGTAATTGCCAGAGCATTTAGTGAAACCTATTCGATTTTACGTGTTGATTTACGCAATCACGGACGCAGTTTTCATAGTGATGAGATGAATTATGATTTAATGGCAGAAGACCTCATACAAGTAATTCATGAATTAGACTTAAAAAAAGTCATCTTAATCGGTCATTCTATGGGTGGGAAAACTGCAATGAAAATGACTGCACTTTATCCAGATATAGTTGAAAAACTCATCGTGATTGATATTGCACCTGTCAAATATCAAAACAATTGGCATAATGACATTTTTGATGCCTTATTTGCGACCCAAAAAGCACAACCTAAAACCCGTCAAGAAGCAAAAATTAGTCTTGCACAACATATCCCAGTTGAAGCTATTCAGCAATTTATGTTGAAATCTTTTGACCCAAGTGCCAAAGAGTTTTTCCGTTTTAATTTAACTAGCTTACATAAAAATTATGACAATATTATGGATTGGCAACTTTGTCATAGTAACACTCCAACCTTATTTATTCGTGGTGGACAATCTAATTATATCAAATCCGAAGACACACAATTGATTTTATCTCAATTTCCACAAGCAACCTCTTTTACGATCAATGGTAGTGGACACTGGGTTCACGCTGAAAAACCCGAGTTTGTCATCCGTGCAATTGAAAGATTTTTAATATCAAACAAATAG
- the fldA gene encoding flavodoxin FldA has translation MAVVGLFYGSDTGNTENIAKMIQKQLGSDLVDIRDIAKSTKEDIEAYDFLMIGIPTWYYGEAQCDWDDFFPTLEEIDFTDKLVAIFGCGDQEDYAEYFCDAMGTVRNIIEPKGAIIVGYWPTEGYNFEVSQALVDDNTFVGLCIDEDRQPELTAERVEKWVKQVFDEMCLAELA, from the coding sequence ATGGCTGTTGTTGGTTTATTTTATGGCAGTGATACAGGCAATACTGAAAATATTGCTAAAATGATTCAAAAACAACTAGGCAGTGATTTAGTTGATATTCGTGATATCGCCAAAAGCACAAAAGAAGATATTGAAGCATATGATTTCTTAATGATTGGTATCCCAACTTGGTACTATGGTGAAGCACAATGTGACTGGGACGATTTTTTCCCAACACTAGAAGAAATTGATTTTACTGATAAATTAGTTGCAATTTTCGGTTGTGGCGACCAAGAAGATTACGCAGAGTATTTCTGCGATGCAATGGGGACAGTACGTAATATTATTGAACCGAAAGGTGCAATTATTGTGGGATACTGGCCAACAGAAGGCTATAATTTTGAAGTTTCTCAAGCACTTGTTGATGATAATACTTTTGTTGGTTTGTGTATTGATGAAGACCGTCAGCCAGAACTTACTGCAGAACGTGTTGAAAAATGGGTTAAACAGGTTTTTGATGAAATGTGTTTAGCAGAACTTGCTTAA